A genomic window from Salvia miltiorrhiza cultivar Shanhuang (shh) chromosome 5, IMPLAD_Smil_shh, whole genome shotgun sequence includes:
- the LOC130985462 gene encoding ribosome biogenesis protein NOP53 — protein MGKRAKSSRKGKKEWRANISTEDIEDYFEKSTKDALSGGSLADVPSDSLFFVDKSRDLSIKRKIEKNREKVLRCDSLLQRNPFIKAIPSSIQNKKKSKRKGKALPTAADENVAQGSLKDESAHDSGVLDLWEEKGEVKAKIKKKPKSCVIPAVEVEHPGCSFNPHPESHQDALARAVADEMQKIYQHELGPQPIPLVVPGEAIDEEYKYFLEADADDGTDEDDDEQSENQADDADVDAEKSSQKTKRVTRVEFNRRARRKEQLRIEAEAKKVKGLSKDIDSLPEIMQEIAKEDEEKHKRHLRRIVAKQERLKARPSRLGKYKFEPSPLQVLLTEEKTGSLRQLKGCCTLVRDRFKSLQKRGLIIPTKKDSRR, from the exons ATGGGTAAGAGAGCCAAGAGTTCAAGGAAGGGAAAGAAAGAATGGAGGGCTAACATAAGCACTGAAGATATAGAAGATTATTTTGAGAAATCCACAAAAGACGCTCTTTCCGGTGGTTCTTTGGCTGATGTGCCCAGTGATTCTCTTTTCTTCGTTGATAAATCCAGAG ATCTTTCTATTAAGCGGAAGATTGAGAAAAACAGAGAGAAAGTATTGCGATGTGATAGTCTGTTGCAGAGAAACCCTTTTATTAAAGCTATTCCGTCCTCTATACAGAATAAGAAAAAGTCCAAGAGAAAGGGTAAAGCTTTACCAACAGCAGCAGATGAAAATGTTGCACAGGGCAGCCTGAAG GATGAAAGTGCACATGATTCTGGAGTTCTTGACTTGTGGGAAGAGAAAG GAGAAGTCAAGGCCAAAATAAAAAAG AAGCCCAAGTCTTGCGTTATTCCTGCTGTTGAGGTTGAACATCCTGGATGTTCATTCAATCCTCACCCTGAGAGCCATCAG GACGCTTTAGCTCGTGCTGTTGCAGATGAAATGCAGAAAATTTACCAACATGAGTTGGGGCCTCAGCCCATCCCTTTAGTTGTCCCTGGTGAAGCTATTGATGAAGAATAT AAATATTTTCTCGAGGCAGATGCGGATGATGGAactgatgaggatgatgatgaaCAAAGTGAAAATCAAGCTGATGATGCAGATGTGGATGCAGAAAAAAG CTCTCAGAAAACCAAAAGGGTAACTCGGGTAGAGTTTAACCGGAGAGCTAGACGAAAGGAACAGTTGAGAATTGAAGCAGAAGCCAAAAAAGTGAAGGGACTTTCAAAAGACATAGACAG TTTACCGGAAATAATGCAAGAAATTGCGAAAGAGGATGAAGAGAAACATAAGAGACATCTTCGGCGGATTGTTGCTAAACAAGAAAGATTGAAAGCTCGTCCATCTCGCTTGGGAAAGTACAA ATTTGAGCCTTCTCCACTCCAAGTTTTGTTAACTGAAGAGAAAACTGGTTCACTTCGGCAGTTGAAG GGCTGTTGTACGTTAGTCAGAGATCGTTTCAAAAGCCTGCAGAAAAGAGGACTGATTATCCCAACAAAGAAGGATAGCAG GAGGTAG
- the LOC130985463 gene encoding pentatricopeptide repeat-containing protein At5g46100, with protein sequence MGTKSMVKWPKQITSSLVERLLSAEKDLDRAISVFESATAEYSNGFHHDQTTFGLMIRRLLSANKFVFAEEMLARMKQEKCDVNEDIFLSIYRAYGRVHKPLEVVRVFRKMKEFECKPTARSYITVFSILVDESHLKMAFTFYRYMRKQGIPASVPSLNVLIKALCKSSGTMDSAFQIFKEMPKRGHTPDSYTYGTLINGLCRGGRILEAKELLIDMEANGCAPSVFTYSCLIHGFCQSNKLTDAMELFKEMKTKGVDPNVYTYSSLIDGLCKNGHSLQAIELLERMTRKGLAPNSITYSSLMHGLCKEGKIQEAVQILDRMKLQDLKPDAGLYSKVINGFCEAGKFKEAANFLDEMALSGITPNRVTWGLHVRIHNRVVQGLCSLSNHSQAFPLYLSLRSRGISVEARTFECLIQCSCKKGDLHEAARVLEEMVIDGCIPDEEIWNGMLVGFWDRRKVREASELLKAKLIDELQTDLNKSI encoded by the coding sequence ATGGGTACAAAGTCGATGGTGAAGTGGCCGAAGCAAATCACGTCGTCTCTCGTGGAGCGGCTGTTGTCAGCGGAGAAAGACTTGGACAGAGCAATCTCCGTCTTCGAATCGGCCACCGCCGAATATTCCAACGGCTTTCACCACGATCAAACCACATTCGGCCTCATGATCCGGCGACTGCTCTCTGCCAACAAGTTCGTTTTCGCGGAGGAAATGCTCGCCCGAATGAAGCAAGAGAAGTGCGACGTAAACGAAGATATATTCCTCTCCATTTACAGGGCATACGGCAGAGTTCACAAGCCCCTCGAAGTAGTTAGGGTTTTCAGAAAGATGAAGGAGTTTGAATGCAAACCGACGGCGAGATCTTATATAACAGTCTTCTCCATTCTAGTTGACGAAAGCCACTTGAAAATGGCGTTCACGTTTTACCGTTACATGAGGAAGCAGGGCATTCCGGCAAGCGTTCCCTCGCTTAATGTTCTGATCAAGGCACTCTGCAAGAGCAGTGGAACTATGGATTCAGCTTTTCAGATTTTCAAGGAGATGCCGAAGCGTGGCCACACTCCCGATTCATACACTTATGGGACCTTGATCAATGGGCTGTGCAGAGGTGGCAGGATTCTCGAGGCCAAGGAGCTTCTCATTGACATGGAGGCGAATGGCTGTGCGCCCTCGGTTTTCACCTACAGCTGCCTGATACATGGCTTCTGCCAGTCGAACAAACTGACTGATGCAATGGAGCTTTTCAAGGAGATGAAGACCAAAGGGGTGGACCCTAATGTGTACACTTACAGCTCTCTCATTGATGGCCTTTGCAAGAATGGGCATTCGTTGCAGGCCATCGAGCTGTTGGAGAGGATGACGAGGAAAGGCTTAGCTCCAAACTCCATCACTTACAGTTCTCTGATGCATGGGCTCTGCAAGGAGGGTAAAATCCAAGAGGCTGTTCAGATTCTTGATAGAATGAAGCTTCAAGACTTGAAGCCTGATGCAGGGTTGTACTCGAAAGTAATCAATGGCTTCTGTGAGGCGGGCAAGTTCAAGGAGGCGGCCAATTTCCTGGATGAAATGGCTCTTTCGGGGATAACACCTAATCGAGTAACCTGGGGACTTCATGTTCGAATTCATAATAGAGTGGTTCAAGGACTTTGTAGCTTGAGTAACCATAGTCAAGCTTTTCCGCTCTACCTGAGCTTGCGTAGTAGAGGCATATCGGTTGAGGCGAGAACCTTTGAATGTCTTATACAATGCAGCTGCAAGAAGGGAGATCTGCACGAGGCTGCTCGGGTTCTGGAGGAGATGGTTATTGATGGATGCATTCCTGATGAGGAAATATGGAATGGCATGCTGGTTGGGTTCTGGGATAGAAGGAAAGTTCGTGAAGCTTCTGAGCTGTTGAAGGCTAAGCTGATCGATGAGTTGCAGACGGACCTCAACAAGTCTATATGA
- the LOC130985464 gene encoding LOW QUALITY PROTEIN: protein DMP6 (The sequence of the model RefSeq protein was modified relative to this genomic sequence to represent the inferred CDS: deleted 1 base in 1 codon), giving the protein MEMIEEEDEALLTNKGLPEVERNLIQEAIRQTFQSTASLANLLPTGSALCFQLLAPIFTNQGECDAAGRGMTAALVGLCAFSCVLLCFTDSIKDQKGSVCYGFATFNGIWIIDGSATLPPEIAAKYKLKFIDFAHAVMSMLVFAAVALFDENVVKCLWPEPSTGTKEVLTALPVGIGVVCSMLFLVFPTKRHGIGFPLTDT; this is encoded by the exons ATGGAGATGATCGAGGAGGAAGATGAAGCGTTACTAACAAACAAGGGGCTACCAGAAGTAGAAAGAAACCTCATCCAAGAAGCCATCAGGCAGACGTTCCAGAGCACGGCGAGCCTAGCCAACCTCCTCCCGACCGGCTCGGCTCTCTGCTTCCAGCTGCTGGCGCCGATATTCACCAACCAAGGGGAGTGCGACGCGGCGGGGCGGGGCATGACGGCGGCGCTGGTGGGGCTCTGCGCATTCTCGTGCGTGCTGCTGTGCTTCACGGATAGCATCAAGGACCAGAAGGGGAGCGTCTGCTACGGATTCGCCACCTTCAATGGGATCTGGATTATCGACGGATCGGCGACGCTGCCGCCGGAAATAGCGGCGAAGTATAAGCTCAAGTTTATCGACTTTGCGCATGCGGTGATGTCGATGCTGGTGTTCGCGGCGGTCGCGCTGTTTGATGAGAATGTGGTGAAGTGCTTGTGGCCGGAGCCGTCCACG GGGACCAAGGAGGTGCTGACGGCGCTGCCGGTTGGGATCGGAGTGGTGTGCAGTATGCTTTTTCTGGTTTTTCCAACAAAACGCCATGGTATTGGCTTTCCGCTCACTGATACTTGA
- the LOC131025456 gene encoding NAC domain-containing protein JA2-like — MAMNIPIGFRFIPTDEELIGGFLWPRLMGMELPWNGIVEKDIYGDNAEPWKVFSDVVDGWQTKKEGSAIKSSIYAFTTLKNVPNSKRISRRAGGGTWGGQTGPKKIIRSDTGEIIGHSKMFSFERDDKAAPEDFGHWIMHEYSLSGRANGGDLVVCKITNCIKVSAASKKRAAQIDQDQLAVGFKKQKILFPAVEEEGFIVGDQSGQALDVDDDFVQSLIAGLDVEFVGGAGDESWLSAQF; from the coding sequence ATGGCGATGAATATTCCCATTGGTTTCCGTTTCATCCCGACCGATGAGGAGTTGATCGGAGGTTTTCTATGGCCGAGACTCATGGGAATGGAGCTGCCGTGGAACGGCATAGTCGAGAAGGATATCTACGGCGACAACGCAGAGCCGTGGAAGGTTTTTTCCGACGTCGTCGATGGCTGGCAAACGAAGAAGGAGGGCAGCGCCATCAAGAGCTCCATCTACGCCTTCACCACGCTCAAGAACGTTCCCAACTCCAAGCGGATTTCCAGACGCGCAGGCGGCGGCACGTGGGGCGGCCAGACCGGCCCCAAGAAGATCATCAGATCCGACACCGGCGAGATCATCGGCCATTCCAAGATGTTCTCGTTCGAGCGCGACGACAAGGCGGCGCCCGAGGATTTCGGCCACTGGATCATGCACGAGTATTCTCTCAGCGGCCGCGCAAACGGCGGCGATCTCGTCGTCTGCAAGATCACCAATTGCATCAAGGTTTCTGCGGCTTCCAAGAAGAGGGCGGCGCAGATAGACCAAGATCAGCTTGCAGTGGGTTTCAAGAAACAGAAGATATTGTTTCCGGCCGTGGAGGAGGAGGGTTTTATTGTCGGCGACCAATCGGGGCAGGCTTTGGACGTTGATGATGACTTCGTACAAAGTTTGATCGCCGGCTTAGATGTTGAGTTCGTCGGCGGTGCCGGCGATGAATCTTGGCTATCTGCGCAATTTtga